One Roseovarius bejariae genomic region harbors:
- a CDS encoding energy transducer TonB family protein, translating to MIRSSGIAKAAALTVAIVAHGALVMGLTATDTTEIEGAGTTADVRLGSAFKDLAAGTLQAQTPSAQSAPPATAEKITPQRAEPAKTQTAKAAAKAQTPQVTPPATPNGTLSAAPAKTEPPQNPEPTKQASTPRPNQATPDTPTQRIDGAEPETPAVTRSLRPKTRSAAFEAAHKQRPTPEPKRKPQKKTAKPKAKPAEQGNATRNARAGEATGKTKATARQSGSGGNQKETGNAAASNYPGLVMRKLSRAGKPRVNARGAAVVAFSIGGNGRLTSVSLARSSGSSSLDRAALRLVQRAGPFPKPPRGAQRRFSIQIKGR from the coding sequence ATGATCCGCTCCTCCGGTATCGCCAAGGCCGCGGCCCTGACGGTGGCCATCGTCGCCCATGGCGCCCTCGTCATGGGCCTCACCGCGACTGACACAACGGAAATCGAAGGCGCGGGCACCACCGCCGATGTCCGCCTCGGCAGCGCCTTCAAGGATCTGGCCGCTGGCACGCTACAGGCACAGACGCCCAGCGCGCAAAGCGCTCCGCCCGCCACAGCTGAGAAAATAACGCCTCAAAGGGCCGAGCCCGCCAAGACCCAAACCGCCAAAGCGGCCGCAAAAGCGCAAACACCGCAAGTCACACCCCCGGCGACGCCGAACGGCACACTTTCTGCCGCCCCGGCCAAAACCGAACCACCACAAAACCCCGAGCCCACAAAGCAGGCCAGCACTCCACGGCCGAACCAAGCCACCCCCGACACCCCCACCCAACGCATCGACGGGGCCGAACCGGAAACACCTGCCGTCACCCGCTCCCTCCGGCCCAAAACCCGAAGCGCCGCCTTCGAGGCCGCCCACAAACAGCGCCCCACGCCGGAACCCAAACGCAAACCCCAGAAAAAGACCGCCAAACCCAAGGCCAAACCCGCCGAACAGGGCAACGCCACCCGCAACGCCCGCGCCGGTGAGGCCACGGGCAAGACCAAGGCCACCGCCCGCCAAAGCGGCAGCGGCGGCAACCAAAAAGAAACCGGCAACGCCGCGGCCAGCAACTACCCCGGCCTGGTCATGCGCAAACTGTCACGCGCTGGCAAACCACGGGTCAATGCGCGCGGCGCCGCCGTCGTCGCCTTCTCGATCGGCGGCAACGGACGGCTTACCTCGGTCTCGCTGGCGCGCAGTTCCGGGTCGTCCTCGCTCGACCGCGCCGCCCTGCGCCTCGTCCAAAGGGCAGGCCCCTTCCCCAAACCACCGCGCGGGGCACAGCGCCGCTTCTCGATCCAGATCAAGGGCCGTTGA
- the hemP gene encoding hemin uptake protein HemP: MQKLTPPHTRDSTDQTATYDARTLIGDGVKAEIVLDGQTYTLRITCAGKLILTK; the protein is encoded by the coding sequence ATGCAAAAACTGACCCCGCCCCACACACGCGACAGCACCGACCAAACCGCGACGTATGACGCCCGCACACTGATCGGTGACGGCGTGAAGGCCGAAATCGTGCTCGACGGTCAAACCTACACCCTGCGCATCACCTGCGCGGGCAAGCTCATCCTGACCAAATGA
- a CDS encoding heme/hemin ABC transporter substrate-binding protein, which produces MFGKLKTCGGRGGFAAIWTSMIGACLAIAVSAEQSAQPANPHADVLSIGGSVTEIVATLGQGHRLKARDTTSSYPPEVTNLPDVGYMRALSPEGVLSVGPSLILSEEGAGPPEALDVIRAADVAFVEVPNALTTKGIQRKIRIIGKALDVPTRAKALSARVGREMTKAIQDSTRPEGDKKRVLFMLSTQGGKINASGTGTAADALIRMAGGVNAITDFPGYKQITDEAVGMAAPDVILMMDRGGDHGMADDELFDMPAIKLTPAAQNRAVLRIDGLLMLGFGPRTAKAVRDLNHALYNEGA; this is translated from the coding sequence ATGTTTGGGAAATTGAAAACCTGTGGTGGGCGTGGTGGCTTTGCCGCCATCTGGACCTCGATGATCGGGGCCTGCCTTGCCATCGCCGTCAGCGCCGAACAATCGGCACAGCCCGCCAACCCACATGCCGATGTGCTTTCCATCGGCGGTTCGGTCACCGAAATCGTCGCGACCCTTGGTCAGGGGCACCGCCTGAAAGCGCGGGATACGACCTCAAGCTATCCTCCCGAGGTGACCAACCTGCCGGACGTGGGCTACATGCGGGCCCTTTCGCCCGAGGGGGTGCTCTCGGTCGGCCCGTCCCTGATCCTGTCCGAAGAAGGCGCAGGCCCGCCCGAAGCACTCGACGTGATCCGAGCGGCGGATGTGGCGTTCGTCGAGGTGCCCAATGCCCTGACCACCAAAGGCATCCAGCGCAAGATCAGGATCATCGGCAAGGCGCTTGATGTGCCCACCCGCGCCAAGGCCCTCTCCGCCAGGGTCGGACGCGAGATGACCAAGGCCATTCAGGACAGCACCCGCCCCGAGGGTGACAAGAAACGCGTGCTTTTCATGCTGTCCACCCAAGGCGGCAAAATCAACGCCAGCGGCACCGGCACGGCGGCGGATGCGCTCATTCGCATGGCGGGCGGCGTCAACGCGATCACCGATTTCCCCGGCTACAAGCAGATCACCGACGAGGCCGTCGGCATGGCCGCGCCGGATGTGATCCTGATGATGGACCGGGGCGGCGACCATGGGATGGCCGATGACGAATTGTTCGACATGCCCGCGATCAAACTGACACCCGCCGCCCAGAACCGCGCGGTTCTGCGCATCGACGGGTTGCTGATGCTGGGCTTCGGCCCCCGCACAGCCAAGGCCGTGCGCGACCTGAACCACGCTCTTTACAACGAAGGGGCCTGA
- a CDS encoding biopolymer transporter ExbD — MTSLIDVIFLLLLFFMLSSTFTRFSEVELAAAGAGGADRPEAPVFLSLTPDSLQLNGNTAHLATLPDALVQYRADDAPLTVLIALKGAVTAQRLTDALAALRGIKGLHVTVLEST; from the coding sequence ATGACATCGCTGATCGATGTCATCTTCCTGTTGCTGCTCTTCTTCATGCTGTCCTCCACCTTCACCCGCTTTTCCGAGGTCGAACTGGCCGCGGCTGGCGCAGGCGGCGCGGACCGCCCGGAGGCGCCTGTTTTTCTGTCCCTCACCCCGGACAGCCTCCAACTGAACGGCAACACCGCGCACCTCGCCACCCTGCCCGACGCCTTGGTTCAATACCGCGCGGATGACGCCCCCCTGACCGTCCTCATCGCCCTGAAAGGCGCGGTGACCGCCCAACGCCTCACCGATGCTCTGGCCGCCCTGCGCGGCATCAAGGGCCTGCACGTCACGGTTCTGGAGTCGACATGA
- a CDS encoding ExbD/TolR family protein, with protein MRRAAAKQGREPTIALINIVFLMLIFFLVAGTLAVPLDPDLSLVKTTELEGNAPADALVVHADGRMTHRGTPVADATAFFTALPPEARDKVRLVPDRDLPAKTLVRLGRALRTAGAGQVVIVTERGLP; from the coding sequence ATGAGGCGCGCGGCGGCAAAACAGGGGCGCGAACCCACCATCGCGCTGATCAACATCGTCTTCCTGATGCTGATCTTCTTTCTGGTGGCGGGCACCCTCGCCGTGCCGCTCGACCCCGATCTGTCCCTGGTCAAGACCACGGAACTCGAAGGCAACGCCCCCGCCGACGCGCTGGTCGTCCATGCCGATGGCCGCATGACACACCGGGGCACGCCAGTGGCCGATGCGACGGCTTTCTTCACCGCCCTGCCGCCAGAGGCGCGCGACAAGGTACGCCTCGTACCCGATCGCGATCTGCCGGCCAAAACCCTCGTCCGTCTTGGCCGCGCCCTGCGCACAGCCGGGGCCGGGCAGGTCGTCATCGTCACCGAACGGGGGCTGCCATGA
- a CDS encoding di-heme oxidoredictase family protein, whose protein sequence is MRSISRFTLPLVAALSLTCPATAQEDNSVPWAGLKDIHLNVIPRTGAERDRIAKVTAPPTDFSAPWTFEENSGGAQTVRARQTADAFSQPAANLSFEQELDFKVGNGMFKRLWVSPPASTIASDGLGPLYNARSCQRCHLKDGRGHPPEGSEDSAVSMFLRVSIPASDSAEIETYIAGTHPTAPDPTYGTQIQDFSLPGHAPEARMQITYDEFEVPLSGGEHATLRQPTYKATDLGYGPLHPGAMLSPRVAPQMIGMGLLESIPAQDILAWADPQDTDGDGISGSPQIVLSDVYDRPMLGRFGHKAGNPTILEQTASAFAGDIGISNPIHTAGAGECTDAQTDCTAALHGGNPKQDGLEIDQTGLDLVTFYSRTLGVPARRNVDDPQVLHGREVFFETGCVACHRANYVTHRLEQGNPASFQLIWPYTDLLLHDMGPGLADNRPEGRASGREWRTAPLWGIGLTETVSGHSYFLHDGRARSLLEAILWHGGEAQTARDTVVNMPPDDRTALIRYLESL, encoded by the coding sequence ATGCGCTCCATTTCCCGTTTCACCCTGCCGCTCGTCGCGGCCCTGTCCCTCACCTGCCCCGCCACGGCACAAGAGGACAACTCCGTGCCTTGGGCCGGGCTGAAAGACATCCACCTCAACGTGATCCCGCGCACCGGGGCCGAGCGCGACCGCATCGCCAAGGTCACCGCGCCGCCCACGGATTTCTCCGCGCCCTGGACCTTCGAGGAAAACAGCGGCGGCGCGCAAACCGTGCGCGCCCGGCAAACCGCCGATGCCTTCTCGCAACCCGCCGCCAACCTGTCTTTTGAACAGGAGCTTGATTTCAAGGTCGGCAACGGGATGTTCAAGCGCCTCTGGGTCTCGCCCCCGGCCTCGACCATCGCCTCAGATGGGCTCGGCCCGCTTTACAACGCGCGGTCCTGCCAACGCTGCCACCTCAAGGACGGGCGCGGCCATCCCCCCGAAGGCTCCGAAGACTCCGCCGTCTCCATGTTCCTCCGCGTTTCGATCCCGGCCTCCGACAGCGCCGAGATCGAAACCTACATCGCGGGCACACACCCCACGGCCCCCGACCCCACCTACGGCACCCAGATTCAGGACTTCAGCCTGCCCGGCCACGCCCCCGAGGCACGGATGCAGATCACCTACGACGAATTCGAGGTGCCCCTTTCGGGCGGCGAACACGCAACCCTGCGCCAACCAACCTACAAGGCCACCGACCTCGGCTATGGCCCGCTGCACCCCGGGGCCATGCTTTCCCCGCGCGTGGCCCCGCAGATGATCGGCATGGGCCTGCTTGAGTCGATCCCGGCGCAGGACATCCTCGCATGGGCCGACCCGCAGGACACCGACGGCGATGGCATTTCCGGCTCCCCGCAAATCGTTCTCTCCGACGTCTACGACCGGCCCATGCTGGGCCGCTTCGGCCACAAGGCGGGCAACCCGACAATTCTGGAACAAACCGCCAGCGCCTTCGCCGGGGACATCGGCATCTCGAACCCGATCCACACCGCAGGCGCGGGCGAATGCACCGATGCGCAAACCGATTGCACCGCCGCCCTGCACGGCGGCAACCCCAAGCAGGACGGGCTCGAGATCGACCAGACCGGCCTTGACCTCGTTACCTTCTACAGCCGCACACTGGGCGTGCCCGCCCGCCGCAACGTGGACGACCCGCAGGTGCTGCACGGGCGCGAAGTGTTCTTCGAGACCGGCTGCGTCGCCTGTCACCGCGCCAATTACGTGACCCACCGGCTGGAACAGGGCAACCCGGCCAGCTTCCAGCTGATCTGGCCCTATACCGACCTTCTGCTGCACGATATGGGGCCGGGCCTGGCCGACAACCGCCCCGAGGGCCGCGCCTCGGGGCGCGAATGGCGCACCGCCCCGCTCTGGGGCATCGGCCTGACCGAAACCGTCTCGGGCCACAGCTATTTCCTGCACGACGGTCGCGCCCGCTCGCTTCTCGAAGCCATCCTGTGGCACGGTGGCGAGGCACAAACGGCGCGGGATACCGTTGTGAACATGCCCCCCGACGACCGCACCGCCCTGATTCGCTACCTGGAGAGCCTATGA
- a CDS encoding hemin-degrading factor: MTERPTPSPDTIRAFLAETPKLRARDAAGKLGIAEAQLVAAQIGHGATRIAAHPDRIIPAAEQLGEVMALTRVGDCVHEKTGEYGNYHPGQHAAMTLTEQIDLRIFPSHWVHAYAVETESEQGLRRSLQIFDAAGDAVHKIHLREASRHAAWAQVVADLAEADQSEGQTVEPRKPTEAPKSRPDKADALRDEWTKLTDTHQFLRLCSKLRMNRLGAYRIAGEPFVRQLDPTAADAMLHAVRDAGIEVMIFVGNRGCIQIHNGPVHTLRPMGPWQNVMDPGFNLHLRLDTVAEVWAVEKPTQRGPAISVEAFDAEGGLIFQTFGLGKEGRDSRPAWGKLVAALPSLAAVPA, encoded by the coding sequence ATGACCGAGCGCCCAACGCCATCACCTGACACCATTCGCGCCTTCCTTGCCGAAACCCCCAAACTGCGCGCCCGTGACGCTGCCGGGAAGCTCGGCATTGCCGAGGCTCAACTCGTGGCCGCCCAGATCGGGCATGGGGCCACACGTATCGCCGCCCACCCCGACCGCATCATTCCCGCCGCCGAACAGCTGGGCGAGGTGATGGCCCTGACCCGCGTTGGCGATTGCGTACACGAGAAAACAGGCGAATACGGCAACTATCACCCCGGCCAACACGCCGCGATGACCCTGACGGAACAGATCGACCTGCGCATTTTCCCGTCGCACTGGGTCCATGCCTATGCCGTCGAAACCGAGTCCGAGCAGGGCCTGCGTCGCTCGCTGCAAATCTTCGATGCGGCGGGCGACGCGGTGCACAAGATTCACCTGCGAGAGGCCTCGCGACATGCGGCATGGGCACAGGTGGTCGCCGACCTGGCCGAGGCCGATCAATCCGAGGGTCAAACGGTCGAGCCGCGCAAACCCACCGAGGCCCCGAAATCGCGCCCCGACAAGGCGGATGCCCTGCGCGACGAGTGGACCAAGCTGACCGACACGCACCAGTTCCTGCGCCTGTGTTCCAAGCTCAGGATGAACCGCCTCGGCGCCTATCGGATCGCGGGGGAGCCATTCGTACGCCAGCTTGACCCGACTGCGGCGGATGCGATGCTCCATGCCGTGCGCGATGCCGGGATCGAGGTGATGATCTTCGTCGGCAATCGCGGCTGCATCCAGATCCACAACGGCCCCGTTCATACCCTGCGCCCGATGGGCCCCTGGCAGAACGTCATGGACCCGGGCTTCAACCTGCACCTGCGCCTCGATACCGTGGCCGAGGTCTGGGCCGTCGAAAAACCCACGCAACGCGGCCCGGCCATCTCGGTCGAAGCCTTCGACGCCGAGGGCGGGTTGATCTTCCAGACCTTTGGCCTTGGCAAGGAAGGCCGGGATTCGCGCCCCGCTTGGGGCAAGCTGGTTGCGGCGCTGCCCTCCCTCGCGGCGGTCCCCGCCTGA
- a CDS encoding MotA/TolQ/ExbB proton channel family protein has translation MISTLQNALLRIVDLGGPVVLLLGAISVLVFAVVLYKLWQFSTSGVGRHKALQDAVAAWDNGDHCGARRHLGQSRSYLRPVITMALDGQTDAARLDAEAETRFAKLESGFRLLDSVAQLAPLLGLFGTVLGMISAFQALQEAGTQVDPSILAGGIWVALLTTAVGLAVAMPTALVLSWFEARMDADRVLAQRALRTILAPDGNKSVQAAETAAQSIHA, from the coding sequence ATGATCTCGACACTCCAAAACGCACTTCTGCGCATCGTCGATCTTGGCGGCCCCGTGGTTCTGCTCCTCGGGGCGATCTCCGTTCTGGTCTTCGCGGTCGTGCTCTACAAGCTCTGGCAATTCAGCACTTCGGGCGTGGGCCGCCACAAGGCCCTGCAAGACGCAGTCGCCGCATGGGACAATGGCGACCACTGCGGCGCCCGCCGACACCTCGGGCAATCGCGCAGCTACCTGCGCCCGGTCATCACCATGGCGCTCGACGGACAAACCGATGCCGCGCGTCTGGATGCCGAGGCCGAAACCCGGTTCGCCAAGCTGGAAAGCGGGTTCCGCCTGCTGGATTCCGTGGCGCAACTGGCCCCGCTTCTGGGGTTGTTCGGCACCGTTCTGGGCATGATCTCGGCCTTCCAAGCCCTGCAAGAAGCCGGAACACAGGTTGATCCGTCGATCCTTGCCGGCGGCATCTGGGTGGCGCTGCTGACCACCGCCGTCGGGCTGGCCGTCGCCATGCCCACCGCCCTTGTCCTGAGCTGGTTCGAGGCCCGCATGGATGCCGACCGCGTCCTGGCGCAACGTGCACTGCGCACCATCCTTGCCCCCGATGGCAACAAGTCCGTACAGGCCGCTGAGACAGCCGCCCAATCGATCCATGCGTAG
- a CDS encoding FecCD family ABC transporter permease, giving the protein MSAITDIAPAATDRLSRARALHWALAAALLLTAAISLQVGATGVTLSAMLGKLAQGETLTQMERVVLWDIRLPRLAMGLLVGAALAVSGAAMQGLFRNPLADPGIVGVGAGAGLGAILAIVLGALLPAWLIDLTGNQLTPVAAFLGGWGSTLLLYRVSTRHGRTSVATMLLAGIALGALAGALSGILVYIADDRQLRDLTFWGLGSLAGASWAKVLAAGPMILLAVITSLTLGRGLNGLALGEATAAHIGIDVQRMKSIAILAVAAATGAAVAVSGGIGFIGIVVPHLLRLASGPDHRPLILNSALLGAILLVLADVIARVIIAPAELPIGIVTAVLGAPVFLWILLKRRGLVEL; this is encoded by the coding sequence TTGTCCGCAATCACTGACATCGCCCCAGCGGCCACCGACAGGCTCAGCCGCGCGCGTGCCCTGCACTGGGCACTGGCCGCCGCACTGCTCCTGACCGCCGCGATCAGCCTGCAAGTCGGCGCGACCGGGGTCACCCTGTCGGCCATGCTGGGCAAACTGGCTCAGGGCGAGACCCTGACCCAGATGGAGCGCGTGGTGCTTTGGGACATCCGCCTGCCCCGTCTGGCCATGGGCCTGCTGGTGGGGGCCGCGCTGGCCGTTTCGGGGGCCGCGATGCAGGGGTTGTTTCGCAATCCGCTGGCCGATCCGGGAATCGTCGGCGTCGGCGCGGGGGCCGGCCTGGGCGCGATCCTCGCCATCGTGCTGGGCGCCCTGCTGCCCGCGTGGCTGATCGACCTGACCGGCAACCAACTGACGCCCGTCGCGGCCTTCCTCGGCGGTTGGGGGTCCACCCTCCTGCTCTATCGCGTTTCTACCCGCCACGGCCGGACCTCCGTCGCGACCATGCTGCTGGCCGGGATCGCGCTTGGCGCACTGGCAGGCGCGCTTTCGGGCATCCTTGTCTATATCGCCGACGACCGGCAGTTGCGCGACCTGACCTTCTGGGGGCTCGGGTCGCTGGCCGGGGCAAGCTGGGCCAAGGTCCTGGCGGCGGGGCCGATGATCCTGCTGGCCGTCATCACATCCCTGACGCTGGGCCGCGGCCTCAACGGGCTGGCCCTGGGCGAGGCGACGGCGGCCCATATCGGCATCGACGTGCAGCGCATGAAATCCATCGCCATTCTGGCCGTCGCCGCCGCCACCGGCGCGGCTGTCGCGGTTTCGGGCGGGATCGGCTTCATCGGCATCGTGGTGCCGCACCTGCTGCGGCTGGCCTCCGGCCCGGATCACCGGCCCCTTATTCTCAATTCCGCCTTGCTGGGCGCGATCCTGCTGGTTCTTGCCGACGTGATCGCACGGGTCATCATCGCCCCCGCCGAATTGCCCATCGGCATCGTCACCGCCGTTCTGGGCGCGCCGGTCTTCCTGTGGATTCTGCTCAAACGCCGGGGGCTGGTCGAGCTATGA
- a CDS encoding imelysin family protein — protein sequence MTRMLLATTALTCGLAGAAQAQSAADVLDTYANIAAAKYEDSLIAARALDTAVTTLIEAPSPEALQAARAAWLESRVPYQQTEVYRFGNPIVDDWEGKVNAWPLDEGLIDYVDGAYGGPTDENQLAALNVIANPEFTLSGDTIDASDITPALLENELHEADGIEANVATGYHAIEFLLWGQDLNGHDDGAGNRPWTDYAQGTACTNGNCDRRADYLAAATELLVTDLEWMANAWAEDGEARTALLDNEQAGLSAILTGMGSLSYGEQAGERMRLGLMLNDPEEEHDCFSDNTHNSHYYDGLGIQNVYLGEYVRTDGTVISGPSLSDLVAAENPGLDAEMKAKLSGTMMALGRIKSAAEAGFAYDEMLARGNDAGEALIMGGVNGLIDQTRSIERVVTELNLDQIAFEGSDSLDNPSAVFQ from the coding sequence ATGACCCGTATGCTCTTGGCCACAACCGCGCTCACCTGCGGACTCGCCGGGGCCGCACAGGCCCAGTCCGCCGCCGATGTGCTCGACACCTACGCCAACATCGCCGCCGCGAAATACGAGGACAGCCTGATCGCCGCCCGCGCCCTCGACACGGCCGTGACCACCCTCATCGAAGCCCCCTCGCCCGAGGCGCTTCAGGCCGCCCGCGCCGCATGGCTCGAATCCCGCGTTCCCTACCAGCAGACCGAGGTCTACCGTTTCGGCAATCCCATCGTCGACGACTGGGAAGGCAAGGTAAACGCATGGCCGCTGGACGAAGGCCTGATCGACTATGTCGACGGGGCCTACGGCGGGCCGACGGATGAAAACCAACTGGCCGCGCTCAACGTCATCGCCAACCCCGAATTCACCCTGTCCGGCGACACCATCGACGCCTCCGACATCACCCCGGCCCTTCTGGAAAACGAACTGCACGAGGCCGACGGGATCGAGGCCAATGTCGCCACCGGCTATCACGCCATCGAGTTCCTGCTCTGGGGGCAGGATCTCAACGGCCACGACGACGGCGCAGGCAACCGCCCCTGGACCGACTACGCACAGGGCACGGCCTGCACCAACGGCAACTGCGACCGCCGGGCCGACTACCTTGCCGCCGCGACGGAGCTGCTGGTCACCGATCTCGAATGGATGGCCAATGCCTGGGCCGAGGACGGCGAGGCCCGCACCGCGCTGCTGGATAACGAACAGGCCGGGCTTTCGGCGATCCTCACCGGCATGGGCTCGCTCTCCTACGGGGAGCAGGCCGGCGAACGGATGCGCCTCGGCCTGATGCTCAACGACCCCGAAGAAGAGCACGATTGTTTCTCGGACAACACGCACAACAGCCACTACTACGATGGCCTCGGCATCCAGAATGTTTACCTGGGCGAATACGTGCGCACCGACGGCACGGTCATCTCCGGCCCCTCGCTCAGCGATCTGGTGGCCGCCGAAAACCCCGGCCTCGACGCCGAGATGAAGGCAAAGCTGTCCGGCACCATGATGGCGCTTGGCCGGATCAAATCCGCCGCCGAGGCCGGGTTCGCCTATGACGAGATGCTGGCACGCGGCAACGATGCGGGCGAGGCCCTGATCATGGGCGGGGTCAACGGCCTGATCGACCAGACCCGCTCGATCGAACGCGTCGTGACCGAACTGAACCTCGATCAGATTGCCTTCGAAGGCTCCGACAGCCTCGATAACCCCTCCGCCGTCTTCCAATAA
- a CDS encoding heme ABC transporter ATP-binding protein yields MTVRADHIHVAYGQHQALRNVSLTATPGEVTAIVGPNGSGKSTLLGAMTASLPYRGRVALNGRDIATLKPWDLAAQRAVLPQASRLAFPFTVLEVVHIGLQAGTAGDRREVPMQALARVGLASYAGRNFQDLSGGEAQRVMLARVLAQVWRPVEDGQPRWLLLDEPVSSLDIAHQLQVMQIARDFAQGGGGVIAVMHDLNLTALYADRVAVLSAGQCLAFGTPPEVLTDDTLSRAYGCTLRVSAPPPVGIPFILPHAATA; encoded by the coding sequence ATGACAGTCCGCGCCGATCACATCCATGTCGCCTATGGCCAACATCAGGCCCTGCGCAACGTCAGCCTGACCGCCACCCCCGGCGAGGTCACCGCCATCGTCGGCCCCAACGGCTCGGGTAAATCCACCCTTCTCGGTGCGATGACGGCCTCCCTGCCCTACAGGGGCCGCGTCGCCCTCAATGGCCGTGACATCGCGACGCTGAAGCCATGGGACCTCGCCGCACAACGCGCCGTCCTGCCACAGGCCTCGCGCCTCGCCTTTCCCTTCACGGTGCTCGAGGTCGTCCACATCGGCCTGCAAGCGGGCACCGCCGGGGACCGCCGCGAGGTGCCCATGCAGGCCCTCGCCCGTGTCGGCCTGGCCTCTTATGCCGGGCGCAACTTCCAGGACCTCTCGGGCGGCGAGGCACAGCGCGTCATGCTGGCCCGCGTTCTGGCGCAGGTCTGGCGCCCCGTCGAAGATGGGCAGCCACGCTGGCTCCTGCTGGATGAACCCGTGTCCAGCCTCGACATCGCCCATCAATTGCAGGTCATGCAGATCGCCCGCGATTTCGCGCAGGGCGGCGGCGGCGTCATCGCCGTGATGCACGATCTCAACCTGACCGCCCTCTACGCCGATCGCGTCGCGGTTCTGTCCGCCGGGCAATGCCTCGCCTTCGGTACCCCGCCCGAGGTCCTCACCGACGACACCCTGTCACGGGCCTACGGCTGCACCCTGCGGGTCTCCGCACCGCCGCCCGTGGGCATCCCCTTCATCCTGCCCCACGCGGCAACCGCCTGA
- a CDS encoding ChaN family lipoprotein codes for MRLTALLLCLASPALAGPQAEIVILGEVHDNANAHRGQARALRDLAPTAVVFEMLTAEDAQQATANPGLLPTIWQDSDWPDYSLYKPIFDALGTARIIGAAAPRDTIRTAYTEGPAALFGAQAPRYGLDKALPEDQQATRENLQFDAHCKAMPHDMMAGLVAVQRYRDAVFARAALNALDTYGPPVAVIAGNGHARTDWGIPALIAQAAPGVTTHSTGFVEAATDMPFDTLHIVPQAKRDDPCETLETN; via the coding sequence ATGCGCCTGACCGCCTTGCTGCTTTGCCTCGCCAGCCCCGCCCTTGCCGGGCCGCAGGCCGAGATCGTCATTCTGGGCGAGGTCCACGACAACGCCAATGCCCACCGTGGACAGGCCCGCGCCCTGCGCGACCTCGCCCCCACCGCCGTCGTCTTCGAAATGCTCACCGCCGAGGATGCACAACAGGCCACGGCCAACCCCGGCCTGCTCCCCACGATCTGGCAAGACAGTGACTGGCCCGACTACTCACTCTACAAGCCGATCTTCGACGCCCTCGGCACGGCAAGGATCATCGGCGCCGCCGCCCCGCGCGACACCATCCGCACAGCCTATACCGAAGGCCCCGCCGCCCTCTTTGGCGCGCAGGCCCCGCGCTATGGGCTGGACAAGGCCCTGCCCGAAGATCAACAAGCAACGCGCGAAAACCTCCAGTTCGACGCCCACTGCAAGGCCATGCCGCACGACATGATGGCCGGACTGGTCGCCGTGCAACGCTACCGCGATGCCGTCTTCGCCCGGGCTGCACTCAATGCACTGGACACCTACGGCCCGCCCGTCGCCGTCATCGCCGGTAACGGCCATGCCCGCACCGACTGGGGCATACCGGCCCTGATCGCACAGGCCGCCCCCGGGGTCACGACCCACTCCACAGGCTTTGTCGAGGCCGCCACCGACATGCCCTTCGACACCCTGCATATCGTGCCGCAAGCCAAGCGTGACGATCCCTGCGAAACCCTAGAAACCAACTAG